A DNA window from Ignavibacteriales bacterium contains the following coding sequences:
- the bshC gene encoding bacillithiol biosynthesis cysteine-adding enzyme BshC, which translates to MNCIPFNELQSGESGFSRLFVDYIDNYSRVKDFFIGDFRDKNLWQSRLNAVTHREIDRSSVAQVLLNQNRDYHCGIKTLANIDLLLNENTVAVVTGQQVGLFTGPLYTLYKILTTLKLTEQLSQQYPEYNFVPIFWIEGEDHDIEEVSSFSILNASNELQQHRYPSEEKTSGTNVGAVGSVHLDESIGMLFSSLHQSLLPTEYSPKVFELFETAYQKGMTFSRAFIHLVNVLLEDSGLIFFDPHNPDTKKILKPIFEQELNNISHTCQLVITQSELLEKQYHAQVKPRAVNLFLFHNGGRYAIEPREQGFSLKGTRRTFSKEEMLEFLNTDPNLFSPNVILRPICQDYLFPTLAYVAGPSEVAYFAQFKLLYENFDIPEPIIYPRCSATVVEDRIQKIINKYGLQSKDFFTDIDILKGRITATISDFKVEELFSNTFGTVSESLTSLKGGLESIDPTLVPAMESTLSRMQGALNGLKEKTLAAQVRQHEISLRQLDKVSLSLFPNSNLQEREMNIVYFLNKYGLEFLRWLRSELVLDKFMHQIINLE; encoded by the coding sequence ATGAATTGCATCCCATTCAATGAACTCCAATCCGGGGAATCAGGGTTTTCCCGTCTTTTTGTCGACTATATCGACAATTATTCGCGTGTGAAAGATTTTTTCATCGGTGATTTCCGTGATAAGAATCTCTGGCAATCACGGCTCAATGCGGTGACACATCGAGAGATAGACCGTTCTTCGGTTGCTCAAGTTCTTCTCAATCAGAATCGAGATTATCATTGCGGCATCAAGACATTAGCAAACATTGATCTTCTTCTGAATGAAAATACAGTTGCCGTTGTTACAGGTCAACAAGTTGGTCTTTTCACAGGACCACTCTATACACTGTATAAAATATTGACCACGTTAAAACTTACCGAGCAACTTTCGCAGCAATATCCTGAATACAACTTTGTCCCGATATTTTGGATTGAGGGCGAAGACCACGATATAGAAGAAGTGAGTTCTTTTTCAATCCTCAATGCATCGAATGAACTTCAGCAGCATCGCTATCCCTCTGAAGAAAAAACAAGTGGGACTAATGTAGGTGCAGTTGGCAGCGTTCATTTGGATGAATCAATAGGAATGCTCTTCAGCAGTCTGCATCAATCATTATTACCGACAGAATATTCGCCAAAAGTCTTTGAGTTATTTGAAACAGCGTACCAAAAAGGAATGACATTCAGTCGCGCATTTATCCATCTCGTCAATGTTTTACTTGAAGATTCCGGGCTGATTTTCTTCGATCCTCACAATCCTGATACAAAGAAAATACTTAAGCCAATCTTTGAACAGGAATTAAATAATATCTCACACACATGTCAGCTTGTTATTACGCAAAGTGAGCTTCTGGAGAAGCAATATCATGCACAGGTAAAACCACGTGCAGTAAATCTTTTTCTATTTCACAATGGAGGAAGGTATGCCATAGAACCTCGCGAGCAGGGCTTCTCCCTGAAGGGAACACGTCGAACTTTTAGTAAAGAAGAAATGCTTGAATTTTTAAACACTGACCCGAATCTTTTTAGTCCAAATGTTATTCTCCGGCCTATCTGTCAGGATTATCTCTTCCCAACTCTTGCATATGTTGCAGGGCCATCTGAAGTTGCCTACTTTGCACAATTTAAGCTGCTCTATGAGAATTTTGACATTCCTGAACCTATCATATATCCTCGGTGCAGTGCAACTGTTGTGGAAGATCGGATCCAAAAAATTATCAATAAATATGGCCTTCAATCGAAGGATTTCTTTACTGATATTGATATTCTCAAGGGACGAATAACCGCAACCATCTCGGATTTCAAGGTCGAAGAATTATTCTCAAATACATTTGGCACAGTGTCCGAAAGTTTAACCAGTTTGAAGGGTGGCTTAGAATCAATAGATCCAACACTTGTTCCGGCAATGGAAAGCACTCTTTCACGGATGCAAGGGGCACTGAACGGTTTAAAAGAAAAGACTCTTGCTGCACAGGTACGTCAGCATGAAATATCACTTCGTCAATTGGACAAAGTGTCACTAAGTCTCTTTCCGAATTCTAACTTGCAAGAACGAGAAATGAATATTGTTTATTTTTTGAATAAATACGGATTGGAATTCTTACGCTGGCTGCGCAGTGAACTTGTTCTCGATAAGTTCATGCATCAGATTATCAACCTTGAATAA
- the aroA gene encoding 3-phosphoshikimate 1-carboxyvinyltransferase: protein MNLTIPQIHGLKGNLQIPGDKSISHRALMIGALADGVSEVSSCSHAADPLSTLSCIKQLGVQVQERDTCILIHGKGRRSLKESSTPLDAGNSGTTMRLLSGILVGQNFHSVLLGDSSLCQRPMKRIMDPLRQMGANIHGTEKNTAPLFLEPVEQLHAIQYTLPVPSAQVKSAVLFAGLFADSQTTIIENSKSRDHTERMLGLHSEIKNGSNVVVVHPNVKIEGKKFFVPGDISAAAFFLSAGLIVPGSNFIIQNVGLNPTRKHILDVFKTMGGHIKVENEQIIEGEPLGDLVVQYSELKSNLDLRGAEVVDLIDEIPILAVTALFAEGTFSIHDARELRAKETDRISAIVNNLRLLGCEVEEYEDGFAFEGKKQYSGTVIPSYGDHRIAMSFGIAGLIIPNITIENTECAEISFPEFWQKLLSSPRI from the coding sequence ATGAATCTTACTATTCCACAAATACATGGATTGAAAGGGAATCTTCAAATTCCTGGTGATAAATCCATTTCACACAGAGCTCTTATGATAGGCGCTCTTGCAGACGGTGTATCGGAAGTAAGTTCCTGTTCGCATGCGGCAGACCCCCTCAGCACACTTTCATGTATTAAACAACTTGGAGTTCAGGTTCAGGAACGTGATACTTGTATTTTGATACATGGAAAAGGACGTCGTAGCTTGAAGGAGTCATCCACTCCTTTAGATGCAGGTAATTCTGGTACAACGATGCGTTTGCTTTCAGGCATTCTCGTAGGTCAGAATTTCCACTCGGTACTTCTTGGGGATTCCTCACTTTGCCAACGACCAATGAAGCGTATCATGGATCCACTTCGACAAATGGGTGCAAATATCCATGGCACTGAAAAGAATACTGCTCCGCTGTTTCTTGAACCTGTCGAACAACTTCATGCAATTCAATATACCTTGCCTGTGCCAAGTGCACAGGTGAAGTCTGCTGTGCTCTTTGCCGGCCTTTTTGCTGATAGTCAGACAACGATCATTGAAAATTCTAAATCCCGCGATCATACTGAACGAATGCTCGGCTTGCATTCAGAAATAAAAAATGGGTCCAATGTCGTTGTAGTTCACCCGAACGTGAAAATTGAAGGGAAAAAGTTTTTTGTTCCTGGAGACATATCCGCAGCAGCATTTTTTCTTTCCGCAGGATTGATTGTACCAGGATCAAATTTCATCATACAAAATGTTGGACTCAATCCAACGCGCAAACATATTTTAGATGTATTCAAAACAATGGGTGGTCATATCAAAGTTGAAAACGAACAAATCATCGAAGGTGAACCTCTTGGTGATCTTGTTGTTCAGTACTCAGAGTTGAAAAGTAATCTTGATCTGCGGGGTGCAGAAGTTGTTGACCTTATAGATGAGATTCCAATTCTCGCAGTAACAGCGTTATTTGCAGAGGGTACATTTAGCATTCACGATGCACGAGAACTCAGAGCAAAAGAAACAGATCGAATTTCTGCCATTGTGAATAATCTGCGTTTGTTGGGCTGTGAAGTGGAAGAATATGAAGATGGATTCGCTTTTGAAGGGAAGAAACAGTATTCAGGAACCGTTATTCCTAGTTATGGTGACCATCGAATTGCAATGTCTTTCGGAATAGCGGGGCTAATAATTCCAAACATTACTATAGAAAATACCGAATGCGCCGAAATCTCATTTCCGGAATTTTGGCAAAAGCTGCTTTCTTCTCCACGTATTTAA
- the pnp gene encoding polyribonucleotide nucleotidyltransferase, translated as MKVTKEIQVNGKTFTLETGRFAKQAHGAVMVRYGDTMVLATVVSSYEAKEGQDYFPLQVEYREKTAAAGKIPGGFFKREGRPTEKEILSSRLIDRPIRPMFPKTYTNETQVLVTVYSSDMEHDGDVLGACAASAALMVSDIPFDGPIAEVRVGRIGGKYIVNPTFKELESSELDITVAGTNDSIVMVEGESIEASENDLLEALRVGHEAIKSLCAIQMELAKEINKPKREIIVPEIPSGLQEDVKILAEAKMKQLSRTVMAKEERSEATNKVYVEVKTSLAEKYPEKELVIDEVLHDIERDAMRSTILNDGKRLDGRGLTDIRNITCEVGILPRTHGSALFTRGETQSLTSATLGTKMDEQVLEGLLPETTKRFMLHYNFPPFSVGEVGRLGSTGRREIGHGNLAERSLKRLIPVEADFPYTVRVVSDILESNGSSSMATVCAGTLALFDAGVPMSRAVAGIAMGLVKESDQVAILSDILGNEDHLGDMDFKVAGTTVGITAFQMDIKIKGISFEILEKALAQAKEGRMHILDIMAQSLPAARTEISQYAPRLQTIKIPVDMIGALIGPGGKNIRQLVKDSGAEINVDDDGTVTVAAVEKESADKAMLYIRGLADVPEIDKVYKATVKKITDFGAFVEILPGKEGLVHVSQLNVQRVEKVDDFVKVGDTLEVKLMHIDADGKMSLSHKALLPGGENASEEMKRSRERKKTDHRSGGRDDRHSRR; from the coding sequence ATGAAGGTCACAAAGGAAATACAAGTCAACGGAAAAACATTCACGCTGGAAACCGGCAGGTTTGCCAAACAAGCACATGGCGCGGTCATGGTCAGGTATGGAGATACCATGGTACTGGCAACCGTCGTGAGTTCTTATGAAGCCAAAGAAGGACAGGATTATTTTCCGTTACAAGTCGAATATCGTGAAAAAACAGCGGCAGCAGGAAAAATTCCTGGGGGCTTTTTCAAGCGTGAAGGACGTCCTACAGAAAAAGAAATATTATCGTCACGCTTGATTGATCGTCCTATTCGACCGATGTTTCCTAAGACATACACAAACGAAACGCAGGTTCTTGTCACTGTGTATTCTTCTGATATGGAACATGACGGCGATGTTCTTGGTGCATGTGCGGCATCTGCGGCTCTCATGGTATCTGATATCCCATTTGATGGCCCCATCGCAGAAGTACGTGTAGGCCGTATTGGTGGAAAGTATATTGTGAATCCAACATTCAAGGAACTAGAGTCGAGCGAGTTAGATATTACCGTTGCTGGAACGAATGATTCTATTGTCATGGTTGAAGGTGAATCTATCGAAGCTTCCGAAAATGATTTACTTGAAGCGCTGCGAGTCGGCCATGAGGCAATAAAGAGCCTTTGTGCTATTCAAATGGAACTTGCTAAAGAAATTAATAAGCCGAAACGAGAAATTATTGTTCCGGAAATCCCGTCTGGTTTGCAAGAAGACGTCAAGATTCTTGCAGAAGCCAAGATGAAACAATTGAGCCGTACAGTGATGGCAAAAGAGGAACGATCTGAAGCGACAAATAAAGTGTATGTTGAAGTCAAAACTTCTTTGGCAGAAAAATATCCTGAAAAAGAGCTTGTCATAGACGAAGTACTCCACGATATCGAACGTGATGCAATGAGGTCTACTATTCTCAACGATGGCAAACGTCTTGATGGACGCGGGTTGACGGACATTCGAAACATTACCTGCGAAGTTGGGATTCTGCCTCGTACACATGGTTCTGCGCTCTTTACACGCGGTGAAACCCAAAGTCTTACATCTGCAACACTTGGGACAAAAATGGACGAACAAGTTCTGGAAGGGTTGCTGCCTGAAACAACGAAACGCTTCATGCTCCACTATAATTTTCCACCGTTTTCCGTTGGTGAAGTCGGCAGACTTGGTTCTACAGGACGGCGTGAAATTGGACATGGAAATCTTGCAGAGCGTTCGCTGAAGCGATTGATTCCGGTTGAAGCAGATTTTCCATACACCGTTCGTGTCGTTTCTGATATTCTTGAATCAAACGGTTCATCATCAATGGCAACGGTGTGTGCGGGTACACTGGCACTTTTTGATGCCGGTGTTCCTATGAGCCGCGCGGTCGCCGGTATTGCAATGGGACTCGTAAAGGAATCTGATCAAGTTGCCATTCTGAGCGACATTCTGGGAAATGAAGATCATCTTGGCGATATGGATTTCAAAGTCGCTGGAACAACTGTTGGAATTACTGCATTCCAGATGGATATCAAGATTAAAGGTATCTCATTTGAGATTCTTGAGAAAGCGCTTGCTCAAGCGAAAGAAGGACGAATGCACATTCTTGATATTATGGCTCAGAGCCTTCCTGCCGCACGGACGGAAATATCTCAGTATGCACCGCGTTTGCAGACTATAAAGATTCCAGTTGATATGATTGGCGCACTCATTGGACCTGGCGGAAAGAATATTCGTCAGCTCGTCAAAGATAGCGGTGCAGAGATCAATGTCGACGATGACGGTACGGTAACGGTTGCAGCAGTAGAAAAAGAATCCGCGGATAAGGCGATGCTCTATATTCGTGGTCTTGCCGATGTACCGGAAATAGATAAAGTATATAAGGCAACGGTTAAAAAAATTACAGACTTCGGTGCATTCGTTGAAATTCTACCAGGGAAAGAAGGATTGGTACACGTCTCTCAGCTCAATGTGCAGCGTGTAGAAAAAGTAGATGACTTTGTGAAAGTAGGCGATACGCTTGAAGTTAAATTAATGCATATCGACGCAGATGGAAAAATGAGCCTCAGTCATAAAGCATTACTGCCTGGCGGAGAGAATGCGAGTGAGGAAATGAAGCGTTCCCGTGAGCGGAAAAAGACAGATCATCGAAGTGGAGGTAGAGACGACCGGCATTCACGTCGTTAA
- the rpsO gene encoding 30S ribosomal protein S15 produces MPITTEQKKELINKYGKNSSDTGTPEVQIALITANLNSLSPHLDTFKKDHHARLGLLKLVGKRRRLLDYLMKKDIARYRKIIQELEIRK; encoded by the coding sequence ATGCCAATTACAACCGAGCAAAAGAAAGAACTAATTAATAAATACGGCAAAAATTCTTCAGATACAGGTACTCCTGAAGTACAAATTGCCCTTATCACGGCGAATCTTAACAGTCTGTCCCCGCATCTTGATACATTTAAAAAAGATCACCATGCTCGGCTGGGTTTGCTGAAATTAGTCGGCAAGCGGCGCCGGCTTCTAGACTATTTAATGAAAAAGGATATTGCACGATATCGGAAAATTATTCAAGAGCTTGAGATTCGTAAGTAA
- a CDS encoding bifunctional riboflavin kinase/FAD synthetase translates to MKLARQIKEIPFNKNSVITVGTFDGVHLAHQKIIQEVVALARKRNGRSVVVTFEPHPREVVAQADTKIQLLTTLRERQEVCEKLGVDWFLVITFDKEFSNQSFRDFYVTYLIGGIGMNVVVEGYDHHWGRNREGTIGSLIQLGKEFEFDVVNIEPFVHNGTPVNSSIIRNELNRGMVDQAAELLGRPYTLRGTVVAGDRRGRLLGYPTANIELDSQKKLIPDNGIYFVKVDVGEDTYFGMASIGVRPTFPSTGRRTIEVHILDFDEDIYGSDIQIGFLRRLRNELKFNSAEELIQQMHKDKELSSVLQLEYKSIV, encoded by the coding sequence ATGAAATTGGCTCGACAAATTAAAGAGATTCCGTTTAATAAAAATTCAGTGATAACGGTTGGGACTTTTGATGGTGTTCATCTTGCCCATCAAAAGATTATACAAGAAGTCGTTGCTCTTGCAAGAAAGAGAAACGGCAGAAGTGTCGTGGTAACGTTTGAGCCGCATCCGCGAGAAGTTGTTGCACAGGCAGATACGAAGATACAACTTCTCACGACTCTGCGAGAACGTCAAGAGGTATGCGAGAAATTAGGCGTAGATTGGTTTCTTGTGATTACCTTTGATAAAGAATTTTCGAACCAGAGTTTTCGTGATTTTTATGTCACATACTTAATCGGCGGAATAGGAATGAACGTAGTTGTTGAAGGGTATGATCATCACTGGGGAAGGAACCGCGAAGGAACAATTGGGTCGTTGATACAATTAGGTAAAGAATTTGAATTTGATGTTGTGAACATTGAACCATTCGTTCATAACGGTACACCGGTGAATAGTTCTATCATACGAAACGAACTCAACCGGGGAATGGTAGATCAGGCCGCAGAATTGTTAGGCAGACCTTATACATTGCGCGGGACTGTTGTTGCTGGAGACCGGAGAGGACGTCTTCTCGGTTATCCAACAGCAAATATAGAACTTGATTCACAGAAAAAACTTATCCCTGACAACGGAATCTATTTTGTGAAGGTTGATGTCGGGGAGGATACGTATTTTGGTATGGCAAGTATTGGAGTGCGTCCAACCTTTCCATCAACTGGTAGACGCACAATTGAAGTACATATTCTCGATTTTGATGAAGATATTTATGGATCTGATATTCAAATCGGTTTCTTGCGTAGACTGCGCAATGAACTCAAATTTAATTCGGCGGAAGAACTTATTCAACAGATGCACAAAGACAAGGAATTAAGCAGCGTTTTACAGCTTGAATATAAAAGTATAGTATAG
- the truB gene encoding tRNA pseudouridine(55) synthase TruB, translating into MNEENVVFHDFSIEGEVLFLDKPLNWTSFDVVKKVRVLFDVRKVGHAGTLDPHATGLMIVCTGKKTKSIEQFVGLEKEYTGTCKIGERTPSFDTETVAHERKDSSAVTEKQIKETAQSFIGKQFQLPPMYSAVKYGGKPLYKYARAGKTVERVEREIDVSCFEISTIRDQYVDFCIVCSKGTYIRSLIDEFGLRLGCGATLTALRRTRIGDHRVVQAMTIDQLIDWRNSISITNQSYHEIGSTN; encoded by the coding sequence ATGAATGAAGAGAATGTTGTATTCCATGACTTTTCAATTGAAGGTGAAGTTCTCTTTCTTGATAAGCCCTTAAATTGGACGTCGTTCGATGTTGTTAAAAAAGTACGTGTGCTCTTCGATGTACGGAAAGTGGGGCACGCAGGAACATTAGATCCACATGCAACAGGTTTGATGATTGTCTGCACGGGTAAGAAAACAAAAAGTATTGAACAGTTTGTTGGATTAGAAAAAGAATATACGGGTACGTGTAAAATTGGAGAGCGGACTCCAAGTTTCGATACAGAAACAGTAGCTCATGAACGGAAAGATTCTTCTGCTGTCACTGAAAAGCAGATAAAAGAGACAGCACAGAGTTTTATCGGCAAGCAGTTCCAACTGCCGCCTATGTATTCGGCAGTGAAATATGGAGGAAAACCACTCTATAAATACGCGCGTGCCGGAAAAACTGTAGAACGCGTTGAACGGGAAATAGATGTTTCATGTTTTGAAATTAGTACTATTCGTGATCAGTATGTCGATTTTTGTATTGTTTGCTCAAAAGGTACCTATATTCGTTCTTTGATAGATGAATTTGGACTGCGACTTGGATGCGGTGCAACGTTGACTGCGCTGAGACGAACACGCATTGGTGATCATCGTGTTGTACAAGCTATGACAATAGATCAATTGATCGATTGGCGGAATTCAATCTCCATAACAAATCAGAGCTATCATGAAATTGGCTCGACAAATTAA
- the rbfA gene encoding 30S ribosome-binding factor RbfA, producing the protein MSVRSEKVGSLIKEELSVLFQRNFSMADFGFLTVTEVLMSPDLKVAKVYVSIFGDEERKKKSFAKLEAQKSSIRSMLGHAVRLRFTPEIIFYLDETLDRAMKLENIFHKIHENDSKKEEEKSSTDA; encoded by the coding sequence GTGTCTGTTCGATCAGAAAAAGTTGGATCGCTCATTAAAGAAGAATTGAGCGTATTGTTTCAACGCAACTTCAGCATGGCCGATTTCGGATTTTTAACTGTGACAGAAGTGCTCATGAGTCCAGACCTTAAGGTCGCAAAAGTGTATGTGAGCATTTTTGGGGACGAAGAGCGGAAGAAAAAAAGTTTCGCCAAATTAGAAGCTCAAAAATCGTCGATTCGTTCAATGCTTGGACATGCGGTGCGCTTACGTTTTACACCTGAAATTATCTTTTATTTGGATGAAACGTTGGACCGGGCAATGAAACTCGAGAATATTTTTCATAAAATTCACGAGAATGATTCAAAGAAAGAAGAAGAGAAAAGTTCGACTGATGCATGA
- the infB gene encoding translation initiation factor IF-2 — MSEQGFKKMKIFNLAKELNLSSETIIDFLKKKGFDVKSHMSSVTEDMMPVIMGHFKKDKEVAERHQRKIQEFRSTRKKESPEKAEITEKVEKKAAEEVPLKKGEPQPILEEPLVKAVEEIPLPHTTEAEKIPVREIPQHEVEKAVMTEKPIEPPLPVVEVKSIAEKPKGEAPSKEKPAGRAKRQVQTPLEAAVARSQRGLTIKGKIDLTPARSAQKPEIEEKRKKKKKKVRDEIKKTKSAPGKSEDEEESKSRKRKRVRRAEVNEDEVAKAIRETLADPGDELAIARAAIRRKKKEKREEEEQKKLDQIEHDKMRIKVTEFVTVGELANLMQVTVAEVIQKVMGLGIMVSINQRLDKDTITLVSDEFGFQVDFEEEFSSEALSDIEDDEETLLPRAPVVTIMGHVDHGKTSLLDHIRSANVVAGEAGGITQHIGAYEVTVGEDKQITFLDTPGHEAFTAMRARGAQVTDIVVLVVAADDSVMPQTVEAISHAQAANVPIIVAINKIDKPESNPERIKQQLAERGLLVEEYGGKHQVVELSAKKGTNVNLLLEKILLEAEMLNLRANPNREARGTVVEAELDKGKGIIATILVQKGTLRIGDSFVCGVWSGRVRAMFNERGQRVEAAKPSQPVQVVGFDGIPQAGDDLIGIEDEHQAREISLTRQQLKREQDFRQNRRVTLDDISQQIKEGQVRDLPVIVKADVDGSAEALSDSLMKLSTDEVKVQVIYKGVGGISESDVLLAMASSAVIIGFHVRPNLKARQLAQHEDVDIRIYNIIYDAINDVRKALEGLLAPTVTEEVTATVDVRDVFKISKIGTIAGCHVRDGKIMRNNHVRLVRDGIEVFDGTIASLKRFKDDVKEVEQGFECGISLENFNDIKNGDIIEAYKTVETKRKLE, encoded by the coding sequence ATGTCTGAACAAGGTTTTAAAAAAATGAAGATCTTCAACCTCGCAAAAGAGTTAAACCTTTCAAGCGAGACGATTATCGACTTTCTCAAAAAGAAGGGATTTGATGTGAAGTCCCACATGTCCTCTGTGACTGAGGATATGATGCCAGTTATTATGGGCCATTTTAAGAAAGACAAAGAAGTTGCAGAGAGGCATCAGCGCAAGATTCAAGAATTCCGTTCTACACGGAAGAAAGAATCGCCCGAAAAAGCAGAGATCACCGAGAAGGTAGAAAAGAAAGCTGCAGAAGAAGTTCCTTTAAAAAAGGGAGAACCACAGCCAATACTAGAAGAACCGTTAGTGAAAGCTGTGGAAGAAATTCCTCTACCGCATACGACAGAAGCAGAAAAAATCCCTGTTAGGGAAATCCCGCAGCATGAAGTAGAAAAAGCTGTAATGACTGAAAAGCCAATTGAACCTCCATTGCCGGTTGTTGAAGTAAAATCAATAGCTGAGAAACCGAAGGGAGAAGCTCCAAGCAAAGAAAAACCTGCAGGGCGGGCAAAAAGGCAAGTACAAACTCCATTGGAAGCTGCTGTTGCGCGTTCGCAGCGCGGATTAACAATCAAGGGGAAAATAGATCTCACTCCTGCTCGAAGTGCTCAGAAACCGGAGATAGAAGAAAAAAGAAAAAAGAAAAAGAAAAAGGTTCGCGATGAAATTAAAAAGACGAAGTCGGCACCGGGGAAGTCGGAGGATGAAGAAGAATCAAAATCGCGAAAACGTAAACGAGTTCGTCGCGCTGAAGTGAATGAAGATGAAGTAGCGAAGGCAATTCGTGAGACTCTGGCTGATCCAGGTGACGAGTTAGCCATCGCGCGTGCCGCCATACGCAGGAAGAAAAAAGAAAAGCGCGAAGAAGAAGAACAGAAAAAGCTTGATCAGATTGAACATGATAAGATGCGCATTAAAGTGACAGAATTTGTTACTGTTGGTGAACTTGCTAATCTCATGCAGGTAACGGTGGCTGAAGTCATACAAAAAGTTATGGGTCTTGGCATTATGGTGTCTATCAATCAGCGCTTAGATAAAGACACCATTACGCTGGTATCTGACGAGTTTGGATTTCAGGTGGACTTTGAGGAAGAGTTTTCGTCAGAAGCGCTTTCGGACATCGAAGATGACGAAGAGACACTTCTTCCGCGCGCGCCAGTCGTCACGATTATGGGACATGTCGATCACGGTAAAACATCGTTGCTCGATCATATTCGAAGTGCAAATGTTGTTGCCGGTGAAGCAGGTGGAATCACACAGCATATCGGGGCATATGAGGTCACAGTTGGTGAGGATAAACAGATCACATTTCTTGATACGCCAGGCCACGAAGCATTCACTGCAATGCGCGCCAGAGGCGCCCAAGTGACGGATATTGTGGTGCTCGTGGTTGCTGCAGACGATAGTGTGATGCCGCAAACCGTGGAAGCTATAAGTCATGCACAGGCAGCAAACGTCCCGATCATCGTCGCAATTAACAAAATCGATAAACCAGAATCTAATCCTGAACGAATCAAACAACAATTAGCGGAACGAGGACTTCTGGTGGAAGAATATGGTGGGAAGCATCAGGTAGTTGAACTTTCGGCGAAAAAGGGGACAAATGTCAATTTGCTTCTCGAAAAAATCTTGCTGGAAGCCGAGATGTTGAATCTTCGAGCTAATCCAAATAGAGAAGCACGCGGAACTGTTGTGGAAGCTGAGTTGGATAAAGGCAAAGGAATCATTGCTACAATTTTAGTGCAAAAAGGTACCTTGCGTATTGGTGATTCATTCGTCTGTGGTGTTTGGAGCGGACGCGTACGAGCTATGTTTAATGAGCGGGGTCAACGAGTAGAAGCCGCTAAACCATCGCAACCTGTCCAGGTAGTTGGTTTCGATGGCATTCCACAGGCAGGCGATGATCTCATTGGCATTGAAGACGAACATCAAGCACGTGAAATTAGTCTCACGCGTCAGCAGTTGAAGCGTGAACAGGATTTCAGACAAAACAGACGCGTCACATTAGACGATATATCGCAGCAAATCAAAGAAGGACAAGTACGCGATCTGCCGGTTATTGTCAAAGCAGATGTGGATGGTTCGGCAGAAGCTCTTTCGGATTCTTTGATGAAACTCTCGACCGATGAAGTCAAAGTACAGGTAATTTATAAAGGCGTCGGTGGTATTTCTGAATCAGATGTATTGCTTGCTATGGCCTCAAGCGCGGTGATTATCGGATTCCATGTCCGTCCCAATCTCAAAGCACGCCAGCTTGCACAGCACGAAGATGTTGATATCAGAATCTATAATATTATTTATGATGCCATTAACGATGTACGAAAAGCGCTGGAAGGTTTGTTAGCGCCAACGGTAACAGAAGAAGTGACTGCAACAGTAGATGTCCGTGATGTCTTCAAAATATCTAAAATCGGAACGATTGCCGGTTGCCATGTGAGAGATGGTAAAATCATGCGGAACAATCATGTACGTCTCGTACGTGATGGCATTGAAGTGTTTGATGGAACTATCGCCTCGCTGAAGCGTTTTAAAGACGATGTTAAAGAGGTCGAACAAGGATTTGAATGCGGTATTAGTCTTGAAAATTTCAACGACATCAAGAATGGCGATATTATTGAAGCGTATAAGACTGTAGAGACCAAACGTAAATTGGAATAA